A region from the Silene latifolia isolate original U9 population chromosome 7, ASM4854445v1, whole genome shotgun sequence genome encodes:
- the LOC141592526 gene encoding uncharacterized protein LOC141592526 isoform X1, protein MVLLVLVFIPSWLVLGAYLISSFNLCGYITQLGFKSWKRVVLHYLHHQPKPLSLILSLMHFYTFSRPAKLHQRFILKLTIKEISPCIAIAHLIPDCTPFLLKLEMMGNCSLTRQGVREMPAVLNLNFILPFSERYNSQVGHI, encoded by the exons ATGGTTTTGCTGGTGTTAGTTTTTATACCTAGTTGGTTGGTCCTTGGAGCCTATTTAATTTCTTCTTTTAACCTATGTGGCTATATTACTCAACTTGGCTTCAAGAGTTGGAAACGGGTCGTTCTGCATTATCTTCACCATCAACCCAAACCTTTGTCACTCATTCTCTCTCTTATGCACTTCTATACATTCAGTAGGCCTGCGAAACTACACCAACGATTTATATTAAAGCTCACAATCAAAGAG ATATCCCCGTGCATCGCAATTGCCCATCTCATTCCCGACTGCACGCCTTTTCTTCTGAAACTAGAAATG ATGGGTAACTGTTCATTAACAAGGCAGGGTGTGAGAGAAATGCCCGCCGTCttgaatttgaatttcattctACC GTTCAGTGAGAGATATAACTCGCAAGTTGGACATATCTGA
- the LOC141592526 gene encoding uncharacterized protein LOC141592526 isoform X3 has product MHFYTFSRPAKLHQRFILKLTIKEISPCIAIAHLIPDCTPFLLKLEMMGNCSLTRQGVREMPAVLNLNFILPFSERYNSQVGHI; this is encoded by the exons ATGCACTTCTATACATTCAGTAGGCCTGCGAAACTACACCAACGATTTATATTAAAGCTCACAATCAAAGAG ATATCCCCGTGCATCGCAATTGCCCATCTCATTCCCGACTGCACGCCTTTTCTTCTGAAACTAGAAATG ATGGGTAACTGTTCATTAACAAGGCAGGGTGTGAGAGAAATGCCCGCCGTCttgaatttgaatttcattctACC GTTCAGTGAGAGATATAACTCGCAAGTTGGACATATCTGA
- the LOC141592526 gene encoding uncharacterized protein LOC141592526 isoform X2 codes for MVLLVLVFIPSWLVLGAYLISSFNLCGYITQLGFKSWKRVVLHYLHHQPKPLSLILSLMHFYTFSRPAKLHQRFILKLTIKEISPCIAIAHLIPDCTPFLLKLEMMGNCSLTRQGVREMPAVLNLNFILP; via the exons ATGGTTTTGCTGGTGTTAGTTTTTATACCTAGTTGGTTGGTCCTTGGAGCCTATTTAATTTCTTCTTTTAACCTATGTGGCTATATTACTCAACTTGGCTTCAAGAGTTGGAAACGGGTCGTTCTGCATTATCTTCACCATCAACCCAAACCTTTGTCACTCATTCTCTCTCTTATGCACTTCTATACATTCAGTAGGCCTGCGAAACTACACCAACGATTTATATTAAAGCTCACAATCAAAGAG ATATCCCCGTGCATCGCAATTGCCCATCTCATTCCCGACTGCACGCCTTTTCTTCTGAAACTAGAAATG ATGGGTAACTGTTCATTAACAAGGCAGGGTGTGAGAGAAATGCCCGCCGTCttgaatttgaatttcattctACC ttga